From the genome of Miscanthus floridulus cultivar M001 chromosome 10, ASM1932011v1, whole genome shotgun sequence, one region includes:
- the LOC136489549 gene encoding actin-binding protein wsp1-like: MTKKAGPSQPYSIPADRPRACCPRPPPPPSRSARRRPRRARAPPRPPRPRLSRASLLCRPVPATTRRRHRWLSAHCEPRPRPAALAPAGRPALQPGSGRPRVPCSAPTTPAALGPAGARPRSCLAPSRPSLAGRGGHAAPPHPAVPDEAGCPWSGRRAPPAAGQQ; the protein is encoded by the coding sequence ATGACTAAAAAGGCCGGCCCGTCCCAACCCTATTCTATTCCAGCAGACCGACCCCGCGCCTGCtgtccgcggccgccgccgccgccctcgcgctCCGCGCGCCggcgccctcgccgcgcccgcgcTCCGCCGCGCCCGCCACGCCCGCGCCTCTCCCGCGCCTCGCTGCTCTGCCGCCCAGTCCCGGCGACCACGCGGCGCCGGCACCGGTGGCTCAGCGCCCACTGCGAGCCGCGCCCACGCCCGGCGGCGCTCGCCCCAGCGGGCCGGCCGGCGCTCCAGCCCGGATCCGGCCGGCCCCGCGTGCCTTGCTCCGCCCCAACGACCCCGGCGGCGCTCGGCCCGGCCGGCGCTCGGCCGCGCTCCTGCCTGGCCCCCAGTCGCCCTAGCCTCGCCGGCCGCGGCGGCCACGCGGCCCCACCTCACCCGGCCGTCCCCGACGAGGCCGGCTGCCCGTGGTCTGGCCGCCGGGCTCCTCCCGCCGCCGGCCAGCAGTAG